The proteins below come from a single Acidovorax sp. NCPPB 4044 genomic window:
- a CDS encoding response regulator, whose protein sequence is MTAACAPLDRPVRLFLVDDHALVRDGLRARLGSLDWVEVVGEASGAAEAEAPLARLAPGVVLMDVGMKDVNGLDFAARLLQRHPDLRVLMLSMYDNPEYVQRALQVGARGYVLKDAPASELVAALEAVAAGGTFLSPAVSQRLFRNQAPKPLLTPRESEILAALGRGASSKQIAAELGLSVRTVEAHRQNIRRRLELGSLAELIRYAVEHANGFGAGR, encoded by the coding sequence ATGACCGCCGCCTGTGCCCCGCTGGACCGCCCCGTCCGACTCTTCCTCGTGGACGACCACGCGCTCGTGCGCGACGGGCTGCGCGCCCGCCTGGGCAGCCTCGACTGGGTGGAGGTGGTGGGCGAGGCTTCCGGCGCGGCCGAGGCCGAGGCACCGCTGGCCCGGCTCGCGCCCGGCGTGGTGCTCATGGATGTCGGCATGAAGGACGTGAACGGCCTGGACTTCGCCGCGCGGCTGCTGCAGCGCCATCCCGACCTGCGGGTGCTCATGCTGAGCATGTACGACAACCCCGAATACGTGCAGCGGGCCCTGCAGGTGGGTGCGCGCGGCTACGTGCTCAAGGATGCGCCCGCCTCCGAACTGGTCGCGGCGCTGGAGGCGGTGGCTGCCGGCGGTACCTTCCTGAGCCCCGCCGTTTCGCAGCGGCTCTTTCGCAACCAGGCGCCCAAGCCGCTGCTCACCCCGCGCGAGAGCGAGATCCTCGCCGCGCTGGGCCGCGGCGCATCGAGCAAGCAGATCGCCGCCGAACTGGGCCTGAGCGTGCGCACGGTGGAGGCCCACCGGCAGAACATCCGGCGGCGCCTGGAGCTGGGCAGCCTGGCCGAGCTGATCCGCTACGCGGTCGAGCACGCGAACGGGTTCGGCGCCGGCCGCTGA
- a CDS encoding cache domain-containing protein, with translation MATDKASPPFGATAGAPPPGSPGADAAARLRTKIVALAVVPLLITLALVTAVVRYQAHDLAQRERALVEQSYLEQRRSELRSYVELAVSTVRPLYESGRDDPQMREEAMRRLAALDYGSDGYFFVYDLQGRSLMHSRQPELVGQLLWDLRDPQGRPTIQQLIERASAGGGFVEYAWPKPSGGGRLAPKLGYVIALPHWNWMVGTGLYLDDIEATQAGLERQVGANVGATMWWIAGFAALGLGAISACGLLLNLSEHRTAEARMRLLARRVVQSQEEERGHLARELHDGTSQTLVSAKLLIESAVEDIERERPAPATLGTALQHLNEALGEVRRLSHELRPALLDTLGLPAALEHLARAFGEHGPVAAAADVAQPPQPLPRDVTTALFRVAQEALTNVRKHAHARNVHVTLECVGGGVQLEVRDDGRGFDPAALQHDPHRGIGLRNMHERMEAIGGRLQVRSGPGGTRVVAEVPGDRMPSA, from the coding sequence ATGGCGACAGACAAGGCATCACCGCCCTTCGGGGCCACGGCGGGCGCACCGCCACCAGGCAGCCCGGGCGCCGACGCCGCGGCGCGCCTGCGCACGAAGATCGTGGCGCTGGCCGTGGTGCCGCTGCTCATCACGCTGGCCCTGGTGACGGCCGTGGTGCGCTACCAGGCCCACGACCTCGCGCAGCGCGAGCGGGCCCTGGTGGAGCAGTCGTACCTGGAGCAGCGCCGCAGCGAGCTGCGCAGCTACGTGGAACTGGCCGTGAGCACGGTGCGGCCCCTCTACGAGAGCGGGCGGGACGACCCGCAGATGCGCGAAGAGGCCATGCGCCGGCTGGCCGCGCTGGACTACGGCAGCGACGGCTATTTCTTCGTCTACGACCTGCAGGGCCGCTCCCTCATGCATTCGCGCCAGCCCGAACTCGTGGGCCAACTGCTCTGGGACCTGCGCGACCCGCAGGGGCGGCCCACGATCCAGCAGCTGATCGAGCGCGCGAGCGCGGGCGGCGGCTTCGTGGAGTACGCCTGGCCCAAGCCCTCCGGCGGCGGCCGGCTCGCGCCCAAGCTGGGCTACGTGATCGCCCTGCCGCACTGGAACTGGATGGTGGGCACGGGCCTGTACCTCGACGACATCGAGGCCACGCAGGCCGGCCTGGAGCGCCAGGTGGGCGCCAACGTGGGCGCCACCATGTGGTGGATCGCGGGCTTCGCGGCGCTGGGGCTCGGGGCGATCAGCGCCTGCGGGCTGCTGCTCAACCTCAGCGAGCACCGCACGGCGGAGGCGCGCATGCGGCTGCTCGCACGGCGCGTGGTGCAGTCGCAGGAAGAGGAGCGCGGCCACCTGGCGCGCGAACTGCACGACGGCACCAGCCAGACGCTGGTCTCCGCCAAGCTGCTCATCGAGTCCGCCGTGGAAGACATCGAGCGCGAGCGCCCGGCGCCCGCCACCCTGGGCACGGCGCTGCAGCACCTGAACGAAGCGCTCGGCGAGGTGCGGCGCCTCTCGCACGAACTGCGGCCCGCGCTGCTGGACACGCTGGGCCTGCCCGCGGCGCTGGAGCACCTGGCGCGCGCGTTCGGCGAGCACGGCCCCGTGGCCGCTGCCGCGGACGTGGCCCAGCCGCCCCAGCCGCTGCCCCGGGACGTGACCACTGCGCTGTTCCGCGTGGCGCAGGAAGCGCTCACCAACGTGCGCAAGCATGCCCATGCGCGCAACGTGCACGTGACGCTCGAATGCGTGGGCGGCGGCGTGCAGTTGGAAGTGCGCGACGACGGCCGCGGCTTCGATCCGGCCGCGCTGCAGCACGACCCGCACCGCGGCATCGGGCTGCGCAACATGCATGAACGCATGGAAGCCATCGGCGGCCGCCTGCAGGTGCGCTCCGGTCCCGGGGGCACGCGCGTCGTGGCGGAAGTGCCAGGCGATAGGATGCCTTCCGCATGA
- the ttcA gene encoding tRNA 2-thiocytidine(32) synthetase TtcA, with protein MNALPQDTDWTADAARPAQAKIEREAHKLEKRLCRETGRAIVDYRMIEEGDKVMVCMSGGKDSYTLLDILIKLQKRAPIHFDLVAVNLDQKQPGFPEHILPEYLKSTGVPFHIENQDTYSIVRRVVPEGKTTCGLCSRLRRGILYRVADELGCTKIALGHHRDDILQTLLLNMFFGGKMKAMPPKLVSDDGRHVVIRPLAYVAEKDTTRWAQQQQFPIIPCNLCGSQENLQRKQVGEMLRDWDKRFPGRVDNMFNALQNIVPSHLLDGTLHDFQHLKATGTPSEDGDKAFDTEEFPAAPALPGLQVVQIS; from the coding sequence ATGAACGCCCTGCCCCAAGACACCGACTGGACCGCCGACGCCGCGCGCCCCGCACAGGCCAAGATCGAGCGCGAGGCGCACAAGCTGGAAAAGCGCCTGTGCCGCGAGACGGGCCGTGCCATCGTGGACTACCGCATGATCGAAGAGGGCGACAAGGTCATGGTGTGCATGTCCGGCGGCAAGGACAGCTACACCCTGCTGGACATCCTCATCAAGCTGCAAAAGCGTGCGCCCATCCACTTCGACCTGGTGGCCGTGAACCTCGACCAGAAGCAGCCCGGCTTCCCCGAACATATCCTGCCCGAGTACCTGAAATCCACGGGCGTGCCGTTCCACATCGAGAACCAGGACACCTACAGCATCGTCCGCCGCGTGGTGCCCGAGGGCAAGACCACCTGCGGCCTGTGCAGCCGGCTGCGCCGCGGCATCCTCTACCGCGTGGCCGACGAGCTGGGCTGCACCAAGATCGCCCTGGGCCACCACCGCGACGACATCCTGCAGACGCTGCTGCTGAACATGTTCTTCGGCGGCAAGATGAAGGCCATGCCCCCGAAGCTCGTCAGCGACGACGGCCGCCACGTGGTGATCCGCCCGCTGGCCTACGTGGCCGAGAAGGACACCACGCGCTGGGCGCAGCAGCAGCAGTTCCCGATCATCCCGTGCAACCTCTGCGGCAGCCAGGAGAACCTGCAGCGCAAGCAGGTCGGCGAGATGCTGCGCGACTGGGACAAGCGCTTTCCCGGCCGTGTGGACAACATGTTCAATGCCCTGCAGAACATCGTTCCCTCCCACCTGCTCGATGGAACGCTGCACGACTTCCAGCATCTGAAGGCCACGGGCACCCCCAGCGAAGACGGCGACAAGGCCTTCGACACCGAGGAGTTCCCGGCGGCGCCCGCCCTGCCGGGCCTGCAGGTGGTGCAGATCTCCTGA
- a CDS encoding DUF4136 domain-containing protein, with translation MNATPAGFSRYLRCLWLLLAAALLAGCATTRTVDSTVSTFSTLPGLPSPPTYRLERLPSQQAHAAQFAPIEALAQQSLARVGLQRDDANARLVLQIGASASTTWPSSWPYYGPAYPGWGWGLGWGGRGGWGWGMGGSWMVDRPPTLYRREASLVLRDAGTQKIVYETSAVYEDIRADDPAIFGILFDAALTGFPQPPAGPRQVRTTLTPVP, from the coding sequence ATGAACGCCACCCCCGCCGGATTCTCCCGGTACCTGCGCTGCCTCTGGCTGCTGCTCGCCGCCGCCCTGCTGGCGGGCTGCGCCACCACCCGCACGGTGGACAGCACCGTGTCCACCTTCTCCACACTGCCCGGGCTGCCGTCGCCGCCCACCTACCGGCTCGAGCGCCTGCCCTCGCAGCAGGCGCATGCCGCGCAGTTCGCGCCCATCGAGGCGCTGGCCCAGCAGTCGCTCGCGCGCGTGGGACTGCAGCGCGACGACGCCAATGCCCGGCTGGTGCTGCAGATCGGTGCCAGCGCCAGCACCACCTGGCCTTCGTCCTGGCCCTACTATGGCCCGGCCTACCCCGGCTGGGGCTGGGGGCTCGGCTGGGGCGGCCGCGGCGGCTGGGGATGGGGGATGGGCGGCAGCTGGATGGTGGACCGACCCCCGACGCTCTACCGCCGCGAAGCCAGCCTGGTGCTGCGCGATGCCGGCACGCAGAAGATCGTCTATGAAACCTCCGCGGTGTACGAGGACATCCGGGCCGACGACCCGGCCATCTTCGGCATCCTCTTCGACGCGGCCCTCACCGGGTTCCCGCAGCCGCCCGCCGGGCCGCGGCAGGTCCGCACCACGCTCACTCCGGTGCCCTGA
- a CDS encoding histidine phosphatase family protein: MDATRIIAIRHGETAWNVDTRIQGHLDIPLNDTGLWQARQLGQALADEPVAAIYASDLLRARATAQAVADATGAPLATDTRLRERAFGQMEGRTFREIEAELPEQARRWRQRDPHFEPEGGESLLAFRERITQATHAIARNHPGELIALVAHGGVMDVLYRAATGQELQAPRTWLLANAAINRLLWTEDGLTLVGWADTQHLEDASRDEKHA, translated from the coding sequence ATGGACGCCACCCGCATCATCGCCATCCGCCACGGAGAGACCGCCTGGAACGTGGACACGCGCATCCAGGGCCACCTCGACATTCCCCTCAACGACACGGGCCTCTGGCAGGCGCGGCAGCTCGGGCAGGCCCTGGCGGACGAGCCGGTGGCGGCCATCTATGCCAGCGACCTGCTGCGCGCTCGCGCCACGGCCCAGGCCGTGGCCGATGCCACGGGCGCGCCCCTGGCCACCGACACCCGGCTGCGCGAACGCGCCTTCGGGCAGATGGAGGGCCGCACCTTCCGCGAGATCGAGGCCGAACTGCCCGAGCAGGCCCGCCGCTGGCGGCAGCGCGACCCGCATTTCGAGCCCGAGGGCGGCGAATCCCTCCTCGCCTTCCGCGAGCGCATCACGCAGGCCACCCATGCCATCGCCCGCAACCACCCCGGCGAGCTGATTGCGCTGGTGGCGCACGGCGGCGTGATGGACGTGCTCTACCGTGCCGCGACGGGCCAGGAACTGCAGGCCCCGCGCACGTGGCTTCTGGCCAACGCGGCCATCAACCGACTCCTCTGGACCGAAGACGGGCTCACCCTGGTGGGATGGGCCGACACGCAGCACCTCGAAGACGCCTCCCGCGATGAAAAACATGCCTGA
- a CDS encoding DSD1 family PLP-dependent enzyme: MKNMPDPAAALHATIGQRVDLIDTPAPVVDLDAMDRNIQRMADFARKHQIRWRPHAKMHKCAELALRLQQAGAGGACVQKISEAEALAAGGVTDIYISNEVIAPAKLARVARLAQQLAVRGGRLAIAVDSLEGITRLAEAMESAMSDAGIDVFVEIDVGQGRCGVLPGEPAVALAQAITQHARLHFAGLHAYHGRAQHLRGAAERREAIAVAVLAARATRDALLAAGLPVPLVTGAGTGTLVHEAASGIYGELQAGSFLFMDADYASNEREPAQPAFEHALFIKTQVISCRDTHAVCDAGHKSHAIDSGLPQVAFLPPDRALRYANGGDEHGLLFTDSAKARLPSIGRMLWLIPGHCDPTVNLHGHLIGVRGGLAHGVVERILRVDARGAVA; this comes from the coding sequence ATGAAAAACATGCCTGACCCCGCCGCCGCGCTGCACGCCACCATCGGCCAGCGCGTGGACCTGATCGACACCCCCGCGCCCGTCGTGGACCTCGATGCGATGGACCGCAACATCCAGCGCATGGCCGACTTTGCGCGCAAGCACCAGATCCGCTGGCGCCCGCACGCGAAGATGCACAAGTGCGCCGAGCTGGCGCTGCGGCTGCAGCAGGCCGGTGCCGGCGGCGCCTGCGTGCAGAAGATCTCCGAGGCCGAGGCGCTCGCCGCCGGCGGCGTGACCGACATCTACATCAGCAACGAAGTCATCGCACCGGCCAAGCTGGCGCGCGTGGCGCGCTTGGCGCAGCAGCTGGCCGTGCGCGGCGGCCGCCTGGCCATCGCGGTCGACAGCCTGGAGGGCATCACGCGCCTGGCCGAGGCCATGGAAAGCGCGATGAGCGATGCCGGCATCGACGTGTTCGTGGAGATCGACGTGGGGCAGGGCCGCTGCGGCGTGCTGCCGGGCGAGCCCGCGGTGGCCCTCGCCCAGGCCATCACCCAGCATGCGCGGCTGCATTTCGCGGGGCTGCATGCCTACCACGGCCGGGCCCAGCACCTGCGCGGCGCCGCCGAGCGGCGCGAGGCCATCGCCGTGGCCGTGCTGGCCGCGCGCGCCACGCGCGACGCCCTGCTGGCCGCCGGGCTGCCGGTGCCGCTGGTCACCGGCGCCGGCACGGGCACGCTGGTGCACGAGGCCGCGAGCGGCATCTACGGCGAACTGCAGGCGGGCTCGTTCCTGTTCATGGACGCCGACTACGCCTCCAACGAACGCGAACCCGCGCAGCCCGCCTTCGAGCATGCGCTGTTCATCAAGACCCAGGTGATCTCGTGCCGCGACACGCACGCCGTCTGCGATGCGGGCCACAAGAGCCATGCCATCGATTCCGGCCTGCCGCAGGTGGCCTTCCTGCCGCCCGACCGGGCGCTGCGCTATGCCAACGGCGGCGACGAACACGGCCTGCTTTTCACCGACAGCGCCAAGGCGCGGCTGCCGTCCATCGGCCGCATGCTCTGGCTGATTCCCGGCCACTGCGACCCGACGGTGAACCTGCACGGCCACCTCATCGGCGTGCGCGGGGGGCTGGCGCACGGGGTGGTGGAGCGCATCCTGCGCGTGGACGCGCGCGGCGCGGTCGCCTGA
- a CDS encoding phage tail protein → MEGYLGQVILWAVPFIPQGWALCDGTALSINQNQALYALLGTRFGGDGVNTFNLPDLRNRVPMGTTSVVQPPAVTGAATAQTNAVGAGAITIGANNLPALSGSAQIAIPANNAPTTANLTDTPSPTVVQAKGLGGNSPARVFTTDAGNTTLKPFAATVTVSAGPAQPLPVQVTVPVSVSTIQPSLQMNYIICVQGIFPSRA, encoded by the coding sequence ATGGAAGGTTATCTCGGGCAAGTCATTCTTTGGGCCGTGCCGTTCATTCCGCAGGGCTGGGCCCTGTGCGATGGCACCGCGCTGAGCATCAATCAGAACCAGGCGCTGTACGCGCTGCTGGGCACGCGCTTCGGCGGCGATGGCGTGAACACCTTCAATCTGCCCGATCTGCGCAACCGCGTTCCGATGGGCACCACCTCGGTGGTCCAGCCTCCGGCCGTCACCGGTGCCGCCACGGCGCAGACCAACGCCGTGGGCGCTGGCGCGATCACCATCGGCGCCAACAACCTGCCGGCGCTCTCGGGCAGCGCGCAGATCGCGATCCCCGCGAACAACGCACCGACCACCGCCAACCTCACCGACACGCCCAGCCCCACGGTCGTGCAGGCCAAGGGCCTGGGCGGCAACTCGCCGGCACGGGTGTTCACCACCGATGCGGGCAACACCACGCTGAAGCCCTTCGCTGCCACGGTGACCGTTTCCGCCGGCCCTGCGCAGCCCCTGCCCGTGCAGGTGACGGTGCCCGTGTCGGTCAGCACCATCCAGCCTTCGCTGCAGATGAACTACATCATCTGCGTGCAGGGGATCTTCCCGTCCCGCGCCTGA
- the ruvB gene encoding Holliday junction branch migration DNA helicase RuvB, with product MSIQTDDFVPAPPKRVVSAAPTSPQEEALERALRPKALQEYVGQAKAREQLEIFIGAARKREEALDHVLLFGPPGLGKTTLSHIIAAELGVNLRQTSGPVLEKPKDLAALLTNLERNDVLFIDEIHRLSPVVEEILYPALEDYQIDIMIGEGPAARSIKLDLQPFTLVGATTRAGMLTNPLRDRFGIVARLEFYTPQELARIVMRSAGLLNAPIDAEGGFEIARRSRGTPRIANRLLRRVRDYADVKGNGHITEDIAQRALAMLDVDPQGFDVMDRKLLEAVIHRFDGGPVGLDNIAASIGEEPGTIEDVIEPYLIQQGYLQRTPRGRIATLAAFRHLGVAPTRQHTDLFGGAAG from the coding sequence ATGAGCATCCAGACCGACGATTTCGTGCCCGCGCCGCCCAAGCGCGTGGTGTCCGCCGCCCCCACCTCCCCGCAGGAGGAGGCGCTGGAGCGCGCGCTGCGGCCCAAGGCGCTGCAGGAATACGTGGGGCAGGCCAAGGCGCGCGAGCAGCTGGAGATCTTCATCGGTGCGGCCCGCAAGCGCGAGGAAGCGCTGGACCACGTCCTGCTCTTCGGGCCTCCGGGCCTGGGCAAGACCACGCTCAGCCACATCATCGCGGCCGAGCTGGGGGTGAACCTGCGGCAGACCAGCGGCCCGGTGCTGGAGAAGCCCAAGGACCTCGCGGCGCTGCTCACCAACCTCGAGCGCAACGACGTCCTCTTCATCGACGAGATCCACCGCCTCTCGCCCGTGGTGGAGGAAATCCTCTACCCCGCGCTGGAGGACTACCAGATCGACATCATGATCGGCGAGGGGCCGGCCGCGCGCAGCATCAAGCTCGATCTGCAGCCCTTCACGCTGGTGGGCGCCACCACGCGCGCGGGCATGCTCACCAACCCGCTGCGCGACCGCTTCGGCATCGTGGCGCGGCTGGAGTTCTATACCCCGCAGGAGCTGGCGCGCATCGTGATGCGCAGCGCCGGCCTGCTCAATGCGCCCATCGACGCGGAGGGCGGCTTCGAGATCGCCCGCCGCTCGCGCGGCACGCCCCGCATCGCCAACCGCCTGCTGCGCCGCGTGCGCGACTACGCCGACGTGAAGGGCAACGGCCACATCACCGAAGACATCGCCCAGCGCGCCCTGGCCATGCTGGACGTGGACCCGCAGGGCTTCGACGTCATGGACCGCAAGCTGCTCGAAGCCGTCATCCACCGTTTCGACGGCGGGCCGGTGGGGCTGGACAACATCGCCGCGAGCATCGGCGAGGAGCCCGGCACCATCGAGGACGTGATCGAGCCCTACCTCATCCAGCAGGGCTACCTGCAGCGCACGCCGCGTGGCCGCATCGCCACCCTGGCGGCTTTCCGGCACCTGGGCGTGGCGCCCACGCGCCAGCACACCGACCTTTTCGGCGGCGCTGCGGGCTGA
- a CDS encoding serine protease codes for MTFGTTGIRSMVLLGAAALLAACGGGGGSDAAQAASAAPAAAEARAVVYQVASLQQPADAVQDTVRVKDLAARAAVVPARVALGPLVQQKDAAAASGPGARQIGSVRPVGDTGTVADTAQRLRWTATPAGGLVAAISFAAEDAHGLRLGVLVKALPGGAMLRVYSQSSPSAVLEISGQEVLQSIDRNVASGDTSDAARTWWTPDTGGNEATLEIELPPGTPASALQVSVPRLSHIYADLSLPTAEEAEQVKINESGSCNLDSTCYDDYASQRNAVARMVFVRDDGNAYVCTGTLLNDRDGSRTPYFISANHCFSTQTVASTLRTDWFYRSPSCNSRTLSASTVARNGGATLLYASTNSDTLFLRLNETPPAGAVFAAWNAGSQALGTAAAGIHHPRGDLQKIAFGNIAALSACSALTGSSTSFSCSGTSGNYYRVNWTQGVTEGGSSGSGLFVNGALVGTLYGGSVTCTARNGSDYYGRFDVAYNAALQQWLSPATSASGRAAIYRFFNGSTGAHFYTSNAAERDFVQQTYPAFSYEGVAFYAYANATAGQSAVYRFFNTGNGAHFYTIDAGERDFVRATYPAFQYEGPAWYAQTATGNGATAMYRFFNRSTGTHFYTISQGERDFVIATYPVFQYEGAVYYAWTN; via the coding sequence ATGACATTCGGCACAACGGGGATTCGATCGATGGTCCTGCTGGGGGCGGCAGCGCTCCTGGCGGCCTGCGGCGGTGGCGGCGGCAGCGATGCCGCCCAGGCGGCCTCGGCCGCACCGGCGGCGGCCGAGGCGCGGGCGGTGGTCTACCAGGTGGCGTCGCTCCAGCAGCCCGCCGACGCCGTGCAGGACACGGTGCGGGTGAAGGACCTGGCCGCGCGCGCCGCGGTGGTTCCCGCGCGCGTGGCGCTGGGCCCGCTGGTCCAGCAGAAGGATGCCGCCGCGGCCTCGGGCCCCGGCGCGCGCCAGATCGGGAGCGTGCGCCCGGTCGGCGACACCGGCACGGTCGCGGACACCGCCCAGCGCCTGCGCTGGACGGCCACGCCGGCCGGCGGCCTGGTGGCGGCGATCAGCTTTGCCGCCGAGGATGCGCATGGCCTGCGCCTGGGCGTGCTGGTGAAGGCGCTGCCGGGCGGTGCGATGCTGCGCGTCTACAGCCAGAGCAGCCCGTCGGCGGTGCTCGAGATCTCGGGGCAGGAAGTGCTGCAGTCCATCGACCGCAACGTCGCCTCGGGGGACACGTCCGATGCGGCGCGCACGTGGTGGACACCCGACACCGGCGGCAACGAAGCCACGCTGGAGATCGAGCTGCCGCCCGGCACGCCTGCCAGCGCGCTGCAGGTCTCGGTGCCGCGCCTCTCGCACATCTATGCCGACCTCTCGCTGCCGACGGCCGAGGAAGCCGAGCAGGTGAAGATCAACGAGTCCGGCTCCTGCAACCTGGACTCCACCTGCTATGACGACTACGCCAGCCAGCGCAACGCCGTGGCCCGCATGGTCTTCGTGCGCGACGACGGCAACGCCTACGTGTGCACGGGCACGCTGCTGAACGACCGCGACGGCAGCCGCACGCCGTACTTCATCTCGGCCAACCACTGCTTCTCCACGCAGACGGTGGCGTCCACGCTGCGCACCGACTGGTTCTACCGCTCGCCCAGCTGCAACAGCCGGACCCTGTCGGCCAGCACCGTGGCCCGCAACGGCGGCGCCACGCTGCTCTACGCCAGCACCAATTCCGACACGCTGTTCCTGCGCCTGAACGAGACGCCGCCGGCCGGCGCGGTGTTCGCCGCCTGGAACGCCGGTTCCCAGGCCCTGGGCACGGCGGCGGCGGGCATCCACCATCCGCGCGGCGACCTGCAGAAGATTGCGTTCGGCAACATCGCCGCGCTCAGCGCGTGCAGTGCCCTGACCGGCTCCAGCACCTCGTTCTCCTGCAGCGGAACGTCGGGCAACTACTACCGCGTGAACTGGACGCAGGGCGTGACCGAGGGCGGCAGCAGCGGCTCGGGCCTCTTCGTGAACGGCGCGCTGGTCGGCACGCTCTATGGCGGCAGCGTCACCTGCACCGCGCGCAACGGCTCCGACTATTACGGCCGCTTCGACGTGGCCTACAACGCCGCGCTGCAGCAGTGGCTCTCGCCGGCCACCAGCGCCAGCGGGCGCGCCGCGATCTACCGCTTCTTCAACGGCAGCACGGGCGCGCACTTCTACACGTCGAACGCCGCCGAGCGCGATTTCGTGCAGCAGACCTACCCGGCCTTCAGCTACGAGGGCGTGGCCTTCTACGCCTATGCCAACGCCACGGCGGGGCAGAGCGCGGTGTACCGCTTCTTCAACACGGGCAACGGCGCGCACTTCTACACGATCGACGCGGGCGAGCGCGATTTCGTGCGGGCCACCTACCCCGCGTTCCAGTACGAGGGCCCCGCGTGGTATGCCCAGACGGCCACCGGCAACGGCGCCACGGCCATGTACCGCTTCTTCAACCGGAGCACGGGCACGCACTTCTACACGATCAGCCAGGGCGAGCGCGATTTCGTGATCGCCACCTACCCGGTCTTCCAGTACGAAGGCGCGGTGTACTACGCCTGGACCAACTGA
- the ruvA gene encoding Holliday junction branch migration protein RuvA: MIGKLTGTLLEKNPPEVLVDCHGVGYEVQVPMSTFYNLPAVGERVQLLTQFIVREDAQLLYGFGSAPERQAFRELIKISGVGPRTALSILSGMGVDDLAQAVSLQEAGRLVKVPGIGKKTAERLLLELKGKLGADIGVRPEAASDAQADILQALLALGYNDKEAAAALKALPKDVGVSEGIKLALKALAK, translated from the coding sequence ATGATAGGCAAACTCACCGGCACGCTGCTGGAGAAAAACCCGCCCGAGGTGCTGGTGGACTGCCACGGCGTGGGCTACGAGGTGCAGGTGCCCATGAGCACCTTCTACAACCTGCCCGCCGTGGGCGAGCGCGTGCAGCTGCTCACGCAGTTCATCGTGCGCGAGGATGCGCAGCTCCTCTACGGCTTCGGCAGCGCGCCGGAGCGACAGGCGTTCCGCGAACTCATCAAGATCTCGGGCGTGGGGCCGCGCACGGCGCTCTCCATCCTCTCGGGCATGGGGGTGGACGACCTGGCGCAGGCGGTGTCGCTGCAGGAGGCCGGGCGCCTCGTGAAGGTGCCGGGCATCGGCAAGAAGACGGCCGAGCGCCTGCTGCTGGAGCTCAAGGGCAAGCTCGGCGCCGACATCGGCGTGCGGCCCGAGGCCGCGAGCGACGCGCAGGCCGACATCCTGCAGGCCTTGCTGGCGCTGGGCTACAACGACAAGGAAGCCGCCGCCGCGCTCAAGGCCCTGCCGAAGGACGTGGGGGTGAGCGAGGGGATCAAGCTGGCGCTCAAGGCGCTGGCGAAATGA
- a CDS encoding PhoH family protein: MILRHTFTPLNNTRLAHLCGPADAHLRTIEAALSVGIAHRHEQFKVDGPKARATQAMELLQAIYEIADRPVSEEHVQLMLAGDSAMRDAPDGAPVLATRRADLRARTPTQGVYLDNIASHDITFGIGPAGTGKTYLAVACAVDALERSAVQRIVLTRPAVEAGERLGFLPGDLAQKVDPYLRPLYDALYDLMGYERVVKAFERNALEIAPLAFMRGRTLNNAFVILDEAQNTTPEQMKMFLTRIGFGARAVVTGDVSQIDLPKGAMSGLIDAERVLKRVKGIAVTRFTSADVVRHPLVARIVDAYDAQRSSRSGAA; encoded by the coding sequence GTGATCCTGCGCCACACCTTCACCCCACTCAACAACACCCGGCTTGCGCACCTGTGCGGCCCGGCCGATGCCCACCTGCGCACCATCGAGGCCGCCCTCTCCGTGGGCATCGCGCACCGGCACGAGCAGTTCAAGGTGGACGGCCCGAAGGCGCGCGCCACCCAGGCGATGGAGCTGCTGCAGGCCATCTATGAGATCGCGGACCGCCCCGTGAGCGAAGAGCACGTGCAGCTCATGCTGGCCGGCGACAGCGCCATGCGCGATGCGCCGGACGGCGCCCCCGTGCTGGCCACGCGCCGCGCCGACCTGCGCGCGCGCACGCCCACGCAGGGCGTGTACCTGGACAACATCGCCAGCCACGACATCACCTTCGGCATCGGCCCGGCCGGCACCGGCAAAACCTACCTGGCCGTGGCCTGCGCCGTCGATGCGCTGGAGCGCAGCGCCGTGCAGCGCATCGTGCTCACGCGTCCGGCCGTGGAGGCCGGCGAGCGCCTGGGCTTCCTGCCCGGCGACCTGGCGCAGAAGGTCGACCCCTACCTGCGGCCGCTCTACGACGCGCTCTACGACCTGATGGGCTACGAGCGCGTGGTGAAGGCGTTCGAGCGCAACGCGCTCGAGATCGCGCCGCTCGCCTTCATGCGCGGGCGCACGCTCAACAACGCCTTCGTGATCCTCGACGAGGCGCAGAACACCACGCCCGAGCAGATGAAGATGTTCCTCACGCGGATCGGCTTCGGCGCCCGGGCGGTGGTGACCGGCGACGTGAGCCAGATCGACCTGCCCAAGGGAGCGATGAGCGGGCTCATCGACGCCGAGCGCGTGCTCAAGCGCGTCAAGGGCATCGCCGTGACGCGCTTCACCAGCGCCGACGTGGTGCGCCACCCGCTCGTGGCACGCATCGTGGACGCCTACGACGCACAGCGCAGCAGCCGGTCCGGCGCGGCATGA